A genomic stretch from Plasmodium brasilianum strain Bolivian I chromosome 9, whole genome shotgun sequence includes:
- a CDS encoding HotDog domain-containing protein: MKTLAILLLTQNLLCIYKGIVKARNIKVKLHGNIYTILYETKKVEFSELDILKIMFHSNHIKHCGNSLICYILKLSSKQVTHMDFVVRHIDITFDKTLTYDNRYKIIGAVTNYGYTSYRVTLFGVSADNDKNEEDKEMQYLLRDNTRTEKNKRKEKNIEYLLQEYEENSSDIIDLNDEKLQEIAQKKKCINYFSVHYILVKINEKGEKVPIDDNFKNENKAMDVQHLKDVINIFC; encoded by the coding sequence atgaaaacattggctatattattattaacacaAAATTTgctgtgtatatataaagggATAGTAAAGGCAcgaaatataaaagtaaaactgcacggaaatatatataccattTTATATGAAACGAAGAAAGTAGAATTCTCAGAATTAgatattcttaaaattatgtttCATTCAAATCATATTAAACATTGTGGTAATTCTCTTATTTGTTACATACTTAAGTTATCATCTAAACAGGTAACACACATGGACTTTGTAGTTCGTCATATTGATATAACATTTGATAAAACACTTACATATGATAACcgttataaaataattggaGCAGTCACTAATTATGGATATACATCTTATCGGGTAACTTTATTTGGTGTTAGTGCTGATAATgacaaaaatgaagaagacaAAGAAATGCAATACTTACTACGTGACAATACaagaacagaaaaaaataaaagaaaagaaaaaaatatagaatatttattacaagaatatgaagaaaatagCTCGGATATAATTGATTTGAATGATGAAAAACTTCAAGAAATTgctcaaaaaaagaaatgcataaattatttcagTGTTCATTACATATTagttaaaattaatgaaaaggGAGAAAAGGTTCCTATTgatgataattttaaaaatgagaatAAAGCTATGGATGTTCAACACTTAAAAGATGTAATTAACATCTTTTGCtag
- a CDS encoding hypothetical protein (conserved Plasmodium protein), whose translation MKAVRILTAIVSILLGGKIISGSLKVNMDNKTYTLLYNNKRVNFNEVDPLRIMFHSNQVKHCGNSIIDFLNIISSYDLSKMSFVVKHIDITYDKPLVYDQMYKIIGAVTYYGNTSLKISLIGTSIENKKNSTGIFGIKNLLSVTGSDIEELKKNENKLEEIFKKYKESNKGIIDINDKELHDMEKQKQCKNYFLAHYTIVHIDKYGFKKTIKDEYKKDYPVMALEKLKELATTFC comes from the coding sequence atgaaggCAGTGCGTATACTAACGGCAATAGTGTCAATTCTACTTGGAGGGAAAATAATATCAGGAAgtttaaaagtaaatatggataataaaacatatactcttttatataataataaaagagtaAACTTTAATGAAGTTGATCCCCTGCGAATTATGTTTCATTCGAATCAAGTAAAGCATTGTGGAAATTCCATTATTGatttcttaaatattatttcatcatATGACTTATCCAAGATGAGTTTTGTTGTTAAACATATAGATATTACTTATGATAAACCTTTGGTATATGATCAgatgtataaaataatcGGGGCTGTTACGTATTATGGAAATAcatctttaaaaataagctTAATTGGGACAagtatagaaaataaaaaaaatagtactGGTATTTTtggtataaaaaatttattaagtgTTACTGGCTCTGATATAGAagaacttaaaaaaaatgaaaataaattggaagaaatttttaaaaaatataaggaaaGTAATAAAGGAATTATtgatataaatgataaagaaCTACATGAtatggaaaaacaaaaacaatgcaaaaattatttcctAGCCCATTATACGATAGTTCATATAGATAAATATGGATtcaaaaaaacaattaaagaTGAATACAAAAAGGATTATCCTGTAATGGCACTTGAGAAGCTCAAAGAATTAGCGACAACTTTCTGCTAA
- a CDS encoding 3-oxo-5-alpha-steroid 4-dehydrogenase: MKVILKKRNGKFIDCFDISPSTTVDQFKEIYYKKYHYYPERQKWNLDSAAGKTLKSGTFNENGIKDSDILIFKDLGVQISWRLVYVIEYLGPIFIFPFFYFCDKYIYSHANKNKNIIQLLSLWFLLFHFLKREFESLFVHRFSNATMPIRRVPINCGHYWVLCGVNIGYYLFHPLYKPYNLESKPVLLYSLFFVLLILEFLNLKCHLILRNLRPRGTKNRGIPHGYGFNYISCANYFYESLIWIIFSLIINTLTGYIFSVVATTQMAIWALKKHNNYKKEFPNYPK; the protein is encoded by the exons atgaaagtaaTCCTGAAAAAGAGGAACGGAAAATTTATAGACTGTTTTGACATAAGTCCGTCAACGACAGTTGATCAGtttaaagaaatttattataaaaaat ATCATTACTATCCGGAAAGGCAAAAGTGGAACTTAGACAGCG CCGCAGGAAAAACTTTAAAAAGTGGAACTTTTAATGAAAACGGAATAAAAGACAGTGACATACTAATATTTAAAGATCTGg GAGTACAAATATCTTGGCGATTAGTTTACGTGATAGAATATCTTGGACcgattttcatttttccttttttttatttttgtgataaatatatttatagtcatgcaaataaaaataaaaatatcattcAACT GTTATCCTTAtggtttttattatttcatttcttaAAAAGAGAATTCGAGTCTTTGTTTGTTCATCGATTTAGTAATGCTACAATGCCAATAAGAAGGGTTCCCATAAATTGCGGGCATTACTG ggtTTTGTGTGGCGTAAATATTggatattatttatttcatccCTTATATAAACCATATAATCTTGAATCAAAACCCGTTTTActttattctcttttttttgtgttatta ATATTGGAATTTCTGAATTTAAAATGCCACTTGATATTAAGAAATTTAAGGCCAAGAG GTACCAAGAACAGGGGCATACCTCATGGATATGGCTTTAATTACATTTCATGtgcaaattatttttatgaatcgTTAATATGGATTATATTTTCTCtcataataaatacattaacTG GTTATATTTTCAGTGTAGTAGCTACTACGCAAATGGCTATTTGGGCCTTAAAGAAGCAcaacaattataaaaaagagttCCCAAATTATCCAAAGTAA
- a CDS encoding condensin-2 complex subunit D3 has translation MDKISKRKIRDDTINDDEYENNNKKKKKKSKIEKKSVNEKFNSSLNIQNNVFIKIINENKKRFESSGNNENVYRKLKANIISLNVSNVLMEHYGSFIYYEKNKIDFLLPELDNIINSSNIDLLKELCKLSFYPIYNETLSKRITEWLIKDRNQNKNIKDDNENINMSYLFSLNILLTYLIYKNDDYSNYSCLIYLNLLQVYLNLKKIKKNNKVMQAHKGWMQNDKKRLQFRLFTLKGILKRFLFCSFYFNDKEIAKIKKIDNECAINEEELEVLKCIFMSLHDSLEYMDISNLLNINDKNCIFELIKFFLDLVKRPLMHSLHILCINYLIKIVKKCYDFQFCYNINVELYDIGPHVNIFVKIVNLIFAKILSILKDIKNDENTYCIDEINNINSLIVLFFTNVINSCIRIIIPQVLFNDKLKHSYLLTNEKKNDKDGNTKDEEDFEDKVVANACNPMFSFIEIFIINNGDRHEKNMFIDLIKILVKECRKIERKYNIMKIIDDDMTMYIKGNDNKKKQDNLVDKNYVKIRKISKKRIDSSASFNLSDEYSSSVYSETEGEDFNDSDSNDADSNDADSNDADGSDADGNDADGNDADGNHTDGNDAYNGGSKDNEKDIGKGIKDNESANEECQEEAEKGKEKEEGERHEKAKKERKKKVVLNQIKNKRKSAIIVDNKKYIITYESVMVRYLNILLKYFNCEKYQIRNIILDLFLALIKKKKTSKNEYIFQNLFKLFLERLEDPNMIVKAKALSILVILTNRKYHNNILVYKFIFNKTREKINMYKIISSNIYSHRSNIRKLTIQYIEAIFETLISRKLSYKIFLIFISNYLYSLSLDAMSSVRRQVLLTVNNLFIIASEDIYIAKIWLSIIFSAITDIEETIKDEAISIFLNTFIKSSFQCTIFNTSEKKIKQILEKNKLSYFKIDTHADGNTDGLPSPNVVYEFEENENMHKIINSSFHDNVKNRGKCIHEQDEFVEGNQPFVRTFRPSVHRTTQHSTSNKMSNNSFTKNIAVEIKGKIKSEKKEKEEYDKNNDGVLLLINIWKRYIDKDLNNLFLTILKVMTKYDLLYFNMIIFCLKKKKNNMLDHFIHILNTFVYNMRYFSIRMCNTFILDFIIQLSKHYQNKINIDHILFLLNRCYKIYLMSINEVGNYTEIGEASPSNNDKSNNKNASRGDDYNGKKNEMKTHVEETNIVNQRKREAHKENELAINMVPSEQTDMDLVSDEILRKEDLMYEMNVCSMGVIKNIMLKLFTILYNLLDNINELNEDFLQKLEYTIFHFNCPLCFIYIILNILIKKKKNVNDFIDKLKGKIIFFFNNIETLPYNTVFCNVLVTFIFLIDHFRKSDSSFLATACHKLRRVYDNTANDGISERSVGNVAVGVDSVDKGTGSARERRNDCGSGDCSEEFFEDRCNIMVKNCIYLTLSVLLIDKGVPIRNELFSNFERDLKNSNTSMSILNNLIILTYYMVINFGSSCNKFVFILLRFFKHENSFIRYLSFYMLSKLISEDYVKFNNQFFFGFLYLLADKNEVIRKQSLSVYKHILLMYNKTNLINHIIEFIFVLNNFFNFKLSKHLSNIGNSFEIKNEQDRHMIYSLILENLKNSEKFSLQQKLINEYLIQYVYNYDNYYFSEDNLNEKRNNKRSVIPLNNEDNESAVLLDVLNILSSKLMKIKIKKDFAKLEEKNKNMKIKNVENSVKVLNDLMKNILKKNTLPILLSLRSIMLKDKSFFFKYMNDLIIYLCLDFKDSLDDLIPDIHVKNEIQNDCQNFVHVDAIHLHTEQADIFNKSSTSSSGGSNRRGNISNNNSSANVHINFFELSLNQMTEQREERHREELLEKKREKEKQKGKRTDLYYLHDNSSSDYDEVTDVLHGIHNGEENTSKKKKKRK, from the exons atggataaaatcagtaaaaggaaaataagaGATGATACAATTAACGATGATGAATATGAaaacaacaacaaaaaaaaaaaaaaaaaaagtaaaatagaaaaaaaatctgTAAATGAAAAGTTTAATAGTAGCCTGAACATTCAGAATAAtgtgttcataaaaattattaacgaaaataaaaaaagatttgAGAGCTCTGGGAACaatgaaaatgtatataGGAAGCTAAAGGCAAATATAATTTCGTTGAACGTTTCAAATGTCCTAATGGAGCATTATGGTTCTTTTATTTActatgaaaaaaacaaaattgatTTTCTTCTACCGGAATTAGACAACATAATTAACTCATCAAATATAGACTTGTTGAAGGAACTCTGCAAATTATCCTTTTACCCAATTTACAATGAaaca CTAAGCAAAAGAATAACAGAATGGTTAATTAAAGATAGAAAccagaataaaaatattaaggatgacaatgaaaatataaatatgtctTACTTGTTTAGTTTAAATATTCTTCTgacatatttaatttataaaaatgatgattATTCTAATTATTCCTGCTTGATATATCTTAATTTGTTACAAGTAtacttaaatttaaaaaaaataaagaaaaataataaagttatGCAGGCACATAAGGGT TGGAtgcaaaatgataaaaaaagattacaATTTCGTCTTTTCACACTAAAAGGGATTCTAAAGagatttttgttttgttctttttattttaacgaCAAAGAAATTGccaaaataaagaagataGACAACGAGTGTGCAATAAAtg aagAGGAGCTAGAAGTTTtaaaatgcatatttatgTCATTACACGACAGTTTGGAATATATGGACATAAGCAACTTGCTCAACATAAATGACAAAAATTGCATTTTTGAATtgattaaattttttctcgATTTAGTGAAAAGGCCTCTAATGCATTCACTGCACATATTATGCATCAACTATTTAATAAAGATAGTAAAGAAATGTTATGattttcaattttgttataatattaacgTAGAATTATATGACATAGGTCcacatgtaaatatttttgtaaaaattgtaaatttaatttttgctaaaattttatctattttaaaagatataaagaATGATGAGAATACATACTGTAttgatgaaataaataatattaacagtttaatagttttgttttttacaaatgtaataaatagcTGTATTCGAATCATCATACCACAAGTTTTGTTTAACGATAAACTTAAGCACAGTTACTTATTAACAAATGAGAAGAAAAACGACAAAGATGGCAATACTAAAGATGAAGAAGACTTTGAGGATAAAGTAGTCGCAAACGCAT GTAACCCGATGTTCTCgtttatagaaatatttataattaataatggCGATAGACACGAAAAGAATATGTTTATAGATTTGATCAAAATACTAGTTAAAGAATGCAGGAAAATAGAAAGgaagtataatataatgaaaatcaTAGATGATGATATGACGATGTATATTAAAGggaatgataataaaaagaaacaagACAATTTGGTAGACAagaattatgtaaaaataagaaaaataagcaaGAAGAGAATTGATTCAAGTGCGTCCTTTAATCTGTCGGATGAATACAGTTCTTCGGTTTACTCTGAAACGGAAGGGGAGGATTTCAATGATTCAGATAGCAATGATGCAGATAGCAATGATGCAGATAGCAATGATGCAGATGGCAGTGATGCAGATGGCAATGATGCAGATGGCAATGATGCAGATGGCAATCATACGGATGGAAATGATGCATATAACGGTGGAAGCAAAGATAACGAAAAAGATATTGGAAAGGGAATCAAAGACAATGAAAGTGCGAACGAAGAATGTCAGGAAGAGGCTGAAAAagggaaagaaaaagaagagggAGAAAGACATGAAAAAGCAAAGAAagagaggaaaaaaaaggtggTGTTGaaccaaataaaaaataaaagaaagtcCGCTATAATAGttgataataaaaagtatattattacatacgAATCGGTAATGGTGagatatttaaatattttactaaaatattttaactgcgaaaaatatcaaataagaaatataatccttgatttatttttagctctaataaaaaaaaagaaaactagcaaaaatgaatatatttttcagaatttgtttaaattatttttagaaaGATTAGAAGACCCTAATATGATTGTAAAGGCAAAAGCGTTGTCCATTTTGGTTATCTTAACTAATAGAAAATaccataataatatattagtatataaatttatatttaataaaacgagagaaaaaataaatatgtataaaataatatcatcCAATATTTATAGTCATAGAagtaatataagaaaattgaCCATACAATATATAGAAGCAATATTTGAAACATTAATAAGTAGAAAATTGagttacaaaatttttttaatttttatctcGAATTATTTGTATTCCTTATCATTGGATGCTATGTCTTCAGTAAGAAGGCAAGTTTTATTAACTGTTAATAACTTATTTATAATTGCAAgtgaagatatatatatagctaaAATATGGCTatctataatattttctgCAATAACAGATATAGAAGAGACAATAAAAGATGAAgctatatctatatttctGAACACATTTATTAAGTCATCTTTTCAATGTACTATATTTAATAccagtgaaaaaaaaattaaacaaattttagaaaaaaataaattatccTATTTTAAAATAGACACTCACGCGGATGGCAACACTGATGGTCTCCCTTCCCCCAATGTAGTGTATGAAtttgaagaaaatgaaaatatgcacaaaataataaactcTTCATTTCATGATAACGTAAAAAATAGGGGGAAGTGCATCCATGAACAAGATGAGTTTGTGGAGGGTAATCAGCCTTTTGTTAGGACATTTCGTCCATCGGTACATAGAACTACTCAGCATTCTACTTCTAACAAAATGAGTAACAACAGTTTTACGAAAAATATAGCAGTAGAAATAAAGGGGAAAATTAAAAgtgaaaagaaagaaaaagaggagtatgataaaaataatgatggtGTATTGCTTCTAATCAATATATGGAAAAGATACATAGATAAGGACTTAAACAATTTGTTTCTTACCATTTTAAAGGTGATGACAAAATATGacttgttatattttaatatgataatattttgtttgaaaaaaaaaaaaaataatatgctaGATCATTTTATCCATATTCTGAACACATTTGTATACAATATGAGGTATTTTTCAATCAGAATGTGCAATACTTTTATTCTCGATTTTATAATCCAATTATCAAAACATTATCagaacaaaattaatatagaTCACATTTTGTTTCTTCTGAATAGATGTTATAAGATATACCTTATGAGCATAAATGAAGTGGGGAACTATACAGAAATAGGGGAAGCATCTCCAAGCAATAACGACAAGAGCAATAACAAAAATGCTAGTAGGGGTGATGATTATAACggaaaaaagaatgaaatgAAAACACATGTAGAAGAAACGAATATAGTCAATCAAAGAAAGAGAGAAGCACATAAAGAGAATGAGTTAGCAATAAATATGGTTCCAAGTGAACAAACAGATATGGATCTCGTGAGTGatgaaattttaagaaaagaaGATTTAATGTACGAAATGAATGTTTGTTCTATGggtgttataaaaaatatcatgttaaaattgtttacaattctttataatttattagaCAATATTAACGAATTGAATGAGGactttttacaaaaattggaatacacaatttttcatttcaacTGTCCtctatgttttatatatataattttaaatatattaattaaaaaaaagaaaaatgtaaatgattTCATAGATAAACtaaagggaaaaataatttttttttttaataacattgAAACCCTTCCATACAACACAGTATTTTGCAATGTTTTGGTAacgttcatatttttaattgacCATTTCAGGAAATCAGACTCGTCGTTCCTGGCTACGGCTTGCCATAAATTAAGGCGGGTCTACGACAACACCGCTAATGATGGTATTAGTGAGAGAAGCGTTGGCAATGTTGCTGTTGGTGTGGATAGTGTTGATAAGGGCACTGGAAGTGCCAGAGAAAGACGTAATGACTGTGGCAGTGGTGATTGTAGTGAGGAGTTCTTCGAGGACCGGTGTAACATTATGGTTAAGAACTGCATTTATCTAACACTGAGCGTTTTGCTGATAGATAAAGGGGTACCTATAAGAAATGAactattttcaaattttgagcgagatttaaaaaatagtaatacttCGATGAGTATACTTAACAATTTGATTATTTTAACTTACTATATGGTCATAAACTTTGGTAGTTCATGTAacaaatttgtatttattctattacGTTTCTTTAAACATGAAAACTCATTTATTCgctatttatctttttatatgttatctAAGTTAATATCAGAAGActatgtaaaatttaataatcaatttttttttggctttttatatttactagCTGACAAAAATGAAGTGATACGAAAACAGTCTTTGTCTGTTTATAAGCACATACttttaatgtataataaaactaatttaataaatcatattatagaatttatatttgtcttaaataatttttttaattttaagttAAGTAAACATCTAAGTAATATTGGTAACAGTTTTGagataaaaaatgaacaagaCAGGCATATGATATATAGTCttatattagaaaatttgaaaaatagtgaaaaattttctttacaacaaaaactaataaatgaatatctaatacaatatgtatataattatgataacTACTACTTTTCCGAggataatttaaatgaaaaaaggaacaatAAACGAAGTGTTATTCCACTAAATAATGAAGACAATGAAAGTGCAGTGCTACTTGACGTTTTAAACATACTAAGCTccaaattaatgaaaataaaaattaaaaaagatttCGCCAAATtagaagaaaagaataaaaatatgaaaattaaaaatgtagaaaataGTGTAAAGGTATTAAATGatcttatgaaaaatattttaaaaaaaaatactctACCCATCTTGCTATCTTTGAGATCTATAATGTTAAAGGacaaatcatttttttttaaatacatgaatgatctaattatttatttgtgtcTTGATTTTAAAGATTCGCTGGACGATTTAATACCCGATATACATGTAAAGAACGAAATTCAAAACGACTGCCAAAATTTTGTTCATGTAGACGCGATACACCTCCACACAGAACAAGCCgatatatttaacaaatcCAGCACTAGTAGCAGCGGTGGAAGTAACAGAAGAGGAAATATCAGTAATAACAACAGCAGCGCTAATGTTCACATTAACTTTTTCGAGCTCTCATTAAATCAAATGACTGAGCAGAGAGAGGAAAGACATAGGGAAGAACTattagaaaagaaaagagaaaaggaGAAGCAAAAGGGGAAACGAACGGATTTATATTATCTGCATGACAATAGTTCAAGCGATTACGACGAAGTTACAGATGTTTTGCATGGAATACACAATGGAGAAGAAAATAcatcgaaaaaaaaaaaaaagaggaaataa
- a CDS encoding hypothetical protein (conserved Plasmodium protein), translating into MKEGIPDLILKFEKKEKERLKRKRKIKTNRNNVQNRGSQSFIYFLFLHNKNKVVEITTNNFDLLKGEIIEVKKYTSNNKLKGIILTNAIKNNLTNCTFEKLYISLSNIYTCMPITSNSNEPLKEKKNIATVIINSYKILMVNKIYEKFKKIGGQLIKSQQNGKENSI; encoded by the coding sequence ATGAAGGAGGGAATTCCCGATTTAATACTAAAGtttgaaaagaaagaaaaagaaaggctgaaaagaaaaagaaaaataaaaacaaataggAACAATGTACAGAATAGAGGAAGCCagagttttatatattttctttttttacataataaaaataaagttgtTGAAATCACtacaaataattttgatttattaaaaGGCGAAATTatagaagtaaaaaaatataccagtaacaataaattaaagggaataattttaacaaatgcaattaaaaataatctaACCAATTGtacttttgaaaaattatatatttctttgtcAAATATTTACACATGTATGCCCATTACGAGTAATTCGAATGAACccttaaaagaaaaaaaaaatatagccaCTGTTATTATCAACagctataaaatattaatggtAAACAAGATATAtgagaaatttaaaaaaatagggGGTCAGCTCATCAAAAGTCAGCAAAATGGAAAGGAAAATAGCATATGA